A window of Fibrobacter sp. UWR3 contains these coding sequences:
- a CDS encoding sialate O-acetylesterase — MNKVILTAQAMFFVVWLLATACLAQDPNLHIYLAYGQSNMSGQATVTDKDRVQDPRFLVLRAANHSNQKVGEFYPAAPPMGHSQSKVGIADIFGRTMVANLPDSIKVAVANIAIGGQSIDLFDKDRNKAYVQNAKNKGDTWWIQYLDEYGGDLYKRIVEMGKIAKQKGVIKGFLFHQGEADYQMNDWPKRVKKVYDDLIAELELDPEKTPILIGELAPTGDLGWRNDAVKQAADLIPNGHLISAQGCPALKEASYTLHFTREGYETFGKRYAETMLEILKSQEPPPDTSSADTTVADTSAQDTTTNDSIPDFMRSVKTPSGIAMHVTGKLLAVAGAPAGARVRLFDMQGNLLGVLGAQGGAMPQIRAGRVLAVVESASGMRLMTRAFNVTGF; from the coding sequence ATGAACAAAGTAATCCTGACTGCGCAGGCGATGTTTTTCGTGGTGTGGCTCCTTGCCACGGCATGCCTTGCGCAAGACCCGAACCTCCATATTTACCTGGCCTACGGGCAATCCAACATGTCGGGGCAGGCGACTGTTACCGACAAGGACCGCGTGCAGGACCCGCGATTCCTCGTGTTGCGCGCGGCGAACCATTCGAACCAGAAGGTGGGCGAGTTCTACCCGGCGGCACCCCCGATGGGTCATAGCCAGTCCAAGGTGGGCATCGCCGATATCTTCGGGCGCACCATGGTGGCTAACCTCCCGGACAGCATCAAGGTAGCGGTGGCGAATATTGCGATTGGCGGGCAGAGCATAGACCTGTTCGACAAGGACCGCAACAAGGCCTACGTGCAAAACGCGAAGAACAAGGGTGATACCTGGTGGATCCAGTACCTGGACGAATACGGCGGAGACCTCTACAAGCGAATTGTCGAGATGGGCAAGATCGCGAAGCAGAAGGGCGTCATCAAGGGATTCTTGTTCCACCAGGGCGAAGCGGACTACCAGATGAACGACTGGCCCAAGCGCGTGAAGAAGGTGTACGACGACCTGATTGCCGAACTGGAGCTCGACCCGGAAAAGACGCCGATACTCATTGGCGAACTTGCGCCCACGGGCGATTTGGGTTGGCGTAACGATGCCGTGAAGCAGGCGGCGGACCTTATCCCGAACGGCCACCTAATTTCGGCGCAGGGCTGCCCCGCGTTGAAGGAGGCGAGCTACACGCTGCACTTTACGCGCGAGGGCTACGAGACGTTCGGCAAGCGCTACGCCGAGACGATGCTCGAGATTCTCAAGTCGCAGGAACCGCCTCCGGATACGAGTTCTGCCGACACCACGGTTGCCGATACTTCTGCGCAGGATACGACGACGAACGATTCCATACCGGATTTTATGCGCAGCGTAAAAACTCCTTCGGGCATTGCGATGCATGTTACTGGCAAACTCCTCGCGGTTGCCGGCGCGCCTGCCGGTGCGCGGGTCAGGCTGTTCGATATGCAGGGCAACTTGCTCGGCGTGCTTGGTGCGCAGGGCGGCGCCATGCCGCAAATTCGTGCGGGCCGCGTCCTCGCTGTCGTCGAAAGTGCTTCGGGTATGCGCCTTATGACCAGGGCGTTCAACGTCACCGGATTCTAG
- a CDS encoding ATP-binding cassette domain-containing protein, whose translation MPILSAQNITLRFGGPPLLDNVSFDIEAGDRICLVGRNGEGKSTLLKILTGEMEYNSGDIVKKSGLRVSRMVQEIPAHMEGTVRDVVMGGASLAGASLARALNGASLNGAAANEVELNGADSEIRNAHAEAILGKTGIAPDAQFDSLSGGQKRRVLFARAVASDPDLLLLDEPTNHLDIPAIQWLEGIVTRLECAVLFVSHDRAFVRRTATRIFELDRGRVRGWDFPYDKFVQFRDQALAEEEKANALFDKRLAEEEVWIRKGIQARRTRNEGRVRALIRMREERAARRTRTGNVNMQITEAERSGRMVARLTDVSFAYEGAPLISHFTTEVSRGDRIGIVGPNGSGKTTLLKLILGEIAPDSGEVRLGSNLQVAYFDQMRARLREDKSLVENIGDGQAYITMNGVRRHVLSYLQDFLFSAERARGPISALSGGERARLMLACLFSHPSNVLVLDEPTNDLDMETLDLLADLLAEYNGTVIAVSHDRAFLDSFATGIFAIEEDGNVFEATGGYTDYENNRKIREKEAANAARIAEERANSQRSGASANLQSAQNAQISQNPAKKKKRSYNEEREYAALPDKIEKLEAEIAGFQAELAKPEVYTDAKRIVELQKEIADRESELEKAYERYEELDLLGG comes from the coding sequence ATGCCCATCCTTTCCGCACAGAATATTACCCTCCGCTTTGGCGGCCCGCCGCTTTTAGATAACGTCTCGTTCGATATCGAGGCGGGCGACCGCATTTGCCTGGTGGGCCGTAACGGCGAGGGCAAGAGCACACTGCTCAAGATATTGACGGGCGAGATGGAGTACAACTCCGGCGATATCGTGAAGAAGTCGGGCCTGCGGGTTTCGCGCATGGTGCAGGAAATCCCCGCCCACATGGAAGGCACGGTGCGCGACGTGGTGATGGGCGGCGCATCTTTAGCCGGCGCATCTCTAGCTCGCGCGTTAAATGGCGCTTCATTAAACGGCGCGGCTGCAAACGAGGTTGAATTAAACGGTGCCGACTCCGAGATTCGCAACGCGCATGCGGAAGCGATTCTCGGGAAGACGGGCATCGCGCCCGATGCTCAGTTCGATAGCTTGTCCGGAGGGCAGAAGCGCCGCGTGCTTTTTGCCCGCGCGGTCGCGAGCGACCCGGACCTGTTGCTGCTCGACGAACCCACGAACCACCTGGACATTCCCGCCATCCAGTGGCTGGAAGGCATCGTGACCCGCCTCGAGTGCGCGGTACTTTTCGTGAGTCACGACCGCGCGTTTGTACGGCGCACGGCTACCCGCATTTTCGAACTCGACCGCGGGCGTGTACGCGGCTGGGACTTCCCGTACGACAAGTTCGTGCAGTTCAGGGACCAGGCGCTTGCGGAGGAGGAGAAGGCGAACGCGCTTTTCGATAAGCGGCTCGCCGAAGAGGAAGTCTGGATACGCAAGGGAATCCAGGCGCGCCGCACCCGCAACGAGGGCCGCGTGCGCGCACTCATCCGCATGCGCGAGGAGCGCGCCGCCCGCCGCACCCGCACGGGCAACGTGAACATGCAGATTACCGAGGCCGAACGCTCGGGCCGCATGGTGGCGCGCCTCACCGACGTGAGTTTCGCCTACGAGGGCGCCCCCCTCATATCGCACTTTACGACCGAGGTTTCCCGTGGCGACCGCATAGGCATCGTGGGCCCGAACGGTTCCGGCAAGACGACCCTCCTCAAGCTTATCCTGGGCGAAATCGCTCCCGATTCGGGCGAGGTGCGGCTCGGGTCCAACCTGCAGGTGGCATACTTCGACCAGATGCGGGCCCGCCTCCGCGAAGACAAGAGCCTCGTGGAAAACATCGGGGACGGTCAGGCGTATATCACGATGAACGGCGTGCGGCGCCACGTGCTGAGTTACCTGCAGGATTTCCTCTTTTCGGCCGAACGCGCCCGCGGCCCCATCAGTGCCCTGAGTGGCGGCGAGCGCGCCCGCCTGATGCTCGCCTGCCTGTTCAGCCACCCGAGCAACGTGCTGGTGCTCGACGAGCCCACCAACGACCTCGACATGGAAACGCTCGACCTGCTGGCCGACCTCCTCGCCGAATACAACGGCACCGTCATCGCCGTGAGCCATGACCGTGCCTTCCTGGACTCGTTCGCTACGGGCATCTTTGCCATAGAAGAGGACGGAAACGTGTTCGAGGCGACCGGCGGGTACACGGATTACGAGAATAACCGCAAGATTCGCGAAAAAGAAGCGGCCAATGCAGCAAGAATTGCTGAAGAAAGGGCGAATTCTCAAAGGTCTGGCGCCTCCGCGAACCTGCAATCCGCTCAAAATGCTCAAATTTCGCAAAATCCGGCAAAAAAGAAGAAACGTTCCTACAACGAGGAGCGCGAATATGCCGCACTTCCCGATAAAATCGAGAAACTGGAAGCCGAAATTGCCGGTTTTCAGGCGGAACTTGCCAAGCCGGAAGTCTATACCGACGCGAAACGCATCGTGGAACTACAAAAAGAGATTGCGGACCGTGAATCCGAGCTTGAAAAGGCCTACGAACGCTACGAAGAGCTGGACCTGCTCGGCGGGTAG
- a CDS encoding tandem-95 repeat protein yields the protein MNMKLSMLALAALTGMSMAGVTTVMSFVDGKYTKGEIPPAGWYPYKSPEKSTAVDIDTSTTSTSKRITAIVSKTVESSAGVSVAWKAKDAAIDLSAYKGVCLTYKSTFDFRMDFKQSSVKDYNYNGVIVPAQSSLDTLFIAFADAKQEDWGDETTVVALDLTKQTGLQFGYKTALAKMTGNGNTNIIDIAAITLGSSCSNHAPTLKTGVEADDVAELLEGDTLKVAFKDIFEDADEDNLNIVLTAGEGLVDLTGKKSYSLSDVAMLGSVPNPAEGATAKVTFVASDAAASVTYSITATLVDRANAPVAVADTFEAVEDSELKASVGLLDNDYDADDDGFKLYKYTQPENGKVTVSSLITGVFTYTPNADFHGIDTFTYTITDDGGAESEPATVTIKVKNVDDPATVTIVDSTIYIGDIVDEAAANFAKGIAVVEDFPTFDLIIPGANIVFSDPDVQGSDFPVNARSLKGVVDLRYKKYGANHVITVTAVPDANGDDVIQLFAVDGKDTVSFNIPVTVTEVPDLPKAFADTFDVVQDSLNFVPAAKGLLVNDVNPDGKSALKAILATQAEHGTVTVDTTGAFTYEAGDYEGEDSFTYVIRNAEGQESEAATVVLNVTYKNKAPVIVAADTVGSALLALKEDFATGITFKATEVKTWFEDPDGPTAKMTYAVSSPDSIVSVTMNASFAMTVHSVKDACGESFIDVIATDSLKASTTFKLPVKVSCINDKPMRIGGATDTVPVPAAGWRKAFGVFELFEDPDDSVLVMSVTSVDRFLNATVEGDSLIITLKDETQYLQNHVQYIVKVMATDEGGAASIAKSLVFMFDPNAGIAQVAAPAKMGWQNAILANRGLAMMFDMQGRVMWKAKLPVSEAQVRNAAAQVQGRKILMVNKQTWTIK from the coding sequence ATGAATATGAAACTTTCTATGCTTGCTTTGGCTGCGTTGACCGGGATGTCGATGGCTGGCGTCACGACCGTGATGAGTTTTGTCGACGGCAAGTACACGAAGGGCGAAATCCCGCCGGCTGGCTGGTACCCCTACAAGAGCCCGGAAAAGAGCACGGCGGTGGATATCGATACCTCTACGACCAGTACATCCAAGAGGATTACGGCAATCGTGAGCAAGACCGTGGAATCCTCTGCGGGCGTAAGTGTTGCCTGGAAGGCGAAGGATGCCGCCATAGACCTGAGCGCCTACAAGGGCGTGTGCCTCACCTACAAGTCGACATTCGATTTCCGCATGGACTTCAAGCAGTCCTCCGTCAAGGACTATAACTACAACGGCGTCATAGTGCCTGCGCAATCGAGTCTCGATACGCTCTTTATCGCCTTTGCGGATGCCAAGCAGGAGGACTGGGGCGACGAAACGACGGTTGTCGCGCTTGATTTGACAAAGCAAACGGGCCTGCAGTTCGGTTACAAGACCGCACTGGCCAAGATGACAGGCAACGGCAACACGAATATTATCGATATTGCGGCAATCACGCTCGGCAGTTCGTGTTCGAATCACGCCCCGACCCTCAAGACGGGCGTCGAGGCGGACGATGTGGCTGAACTCTTGGAAGGCGATACGCTCAAGGTCGCCTTCAAGGATATTTTCGAGGATGCAGATGAAGACAATCTGAACATCGTGTTGACTGCTGGCGAGGGCCTCGTTGACCTCACGGGTAAAAAGAGTTACTCCCTGAGTGATGTCGCCATGCTCGGTAGCGTGCCGAACCCGGCAGAAGGTGCCACGGCAAAGGTTACTTTCGTCGCGAGCGATGCTGCCGCTTCCGTTACGTACAGCATTACCGCTACCCTGGTTGACCGCGCTAACGCTCCCGTTGCCGTTGCCGATACCTTCGAAGCAGTCGAGGATTCAGAACTGAAGGCTTCGGTGGGACTTCTGGATAACGACTATGATGCCGATGATGATGGATTCAAGTTGTATAAATATACCCAACCGGAAAATGGTAAAGTGACGGTATCTTCGCTTATAACGGGCGTGTTCACTTACACTCCCAATGCTGATTTCCACGGAATAGATACGTTTACCTACACCATTACCGATGACGGCGGTGCAGAAAGTGAACCTGCTACGGTCACCATCAAGGTGAAGAATGTCGATGACCCGGCAACTGTCACCATAGTTGATTCGACTATCTACATTGGCGATATCGTGGATGAGGCGGCAGCCAACTTTGCAAAGGGCATTGCCGTGGTTGAGGATTTCCCCACTTTCGATTTGATTATTCCGGGGGCAAATATTGTGTTCTCCGATCCGGATGTGCAAGGTTCGGATTTCCCCGTCAATGCAAGGAGCTTGAAGGGTGTTGTTGACCTTCGATACAAGAAGTATGGTGCCAACCACGTGATAACGGTTACTGCGGTGCCCGATGCCAACGGCGACGACGTAATCCAGCTGTTTGCGGTTGACGGCAAGGATACCGTGAGCTTTAATATCCCCGTGACGGTCACGGAAGTGCCTGACCTTCCGAAGGCGTTTGCCGATACCTTCGACGTGGTGCAGGATTCCCTGAACTTTGTCCCGGCGGCAAAGGGCCTGCTCGTTAACGACGTGAACCCCGACGGCAAGTCTGCACTGAAGGCGATTCTTGCGACCCAGGCGGAACACGGTACGGTTACCGTCGATACTACGGGCGCGTTCACCTACGAGGCGGGCGACTATGAGGGCGAGGATTCCTTTACCTACGTTATCAGGAATGCCGAGGGCCAGGAATCCGAGGCGGCGACTGTCGTGCTGAATGTCACGTACAAGAACAAGGCCCCGGTCATTGTCGCTGCGGATACGGTAGGCTCTGCGCTCCTCGCCCTGAAGGAAGATTTCGCGACGGGCATCACGTTCAAGGCGACCGAAGTCAAGACCTGGTTTGAGGACCCGGATGGCCCGACCGCCAAGATGACCTACGCGGTGAGCAGTCCCGACAGCATCGTGTCCGTGACCATGAATGCCTCGTTTGCCATGACGGTCCATTCCGTGAAGGATGCCTGCGGAGAATCGTTTATCGACGTGATTGCGACGGATTCCCTCAAGGCTTCGACTACGTTCAAGCTCCCGGTCAAGGTGTCCTGCATCAACGACAAGCCGATGCGCATCGGCGGTGCGACCGATACCGTTCCCGTGCCTGCAGCAGGCTGGCGCAAGGCGTTCGGCGTGTTCGAACTGTTCGAGGATCCGGACGATTCCGTGCTCGTGATGTCCGTTACCTCTGTTGACAGGTTCCTGAATGCGACGGTCGAGGGCGACAGCCTGATCATTACGCTCAAGGACGAGACGCAGTACCTGCAGAACCACGTGCAGTACATCGTGAAGGTGATGGCGACCGACGAAGGCGGCGCTGCATCTATCGCGAAGTCGCTCGTGTTCATGTTCGACCCCAACGCGGGTATCGCGCAGGTGGCCGCTCCGGCGAAGATGGGCTGGCAGAACGCTATCCTTGCGAATCGCGGTTTGGCCATGATGTTCGACATGCAGGGCCGCGTGATGTGGAAGGCCAAACTCCCGGTGAGCGAAGCGCAGGTGCGTAACGCCGCCGCTCAGGTGCAGGGCCGCAAGATCCTGATGGTCAACAAGCAGACCTGGACGATTAAGTAA
- a CDS encoding acetate/propionate family kinase: MRVLVLNCGSSSVKFAVIDTQTKQSIASGLVENIGVNGHVKAKGPEGNIDFNFDCPTHAEAVAEVQKFLAEQKLTDTIEAIGHRVVHGGKYVKSEKVTQEVIDYIRSITLFAPLHEPAHATGMECATKFFPGLPQVAVFDTAFHQTMPRKAYLYGIPYKFYEEDKIRRYGAHGTSHRFVTGEAAKILGKKPEDCCFITAHLGNGSSCSAILNGQCVDTTMGFTPLEGLIMGTRSGSLDPAILFFISKKYGYDIDRLDKLVNKESGLLGLSGLSNDMRTLTQAASEGHVGAQIALETFAYRLTREIGGIAMALPRIDALVFTGGIGENSKLVRKMAMDNLKILGYQIDEARNEKNGKESGHIISKDGTPTAMVVATNEELLIALDTEALVK, encoded by the coding sequence ATGCGCGTACTCGTTCTTAATTGCGGCAGCTCCTCGGTCAAGTTCGCCGTTATCGACACCCAGACCAAACAGTCCATCGCCAGCGGCCTCGTCGAAAATATCGGCGTGAACGGCCACGTGAAGGCAAAGGGCCCCGAAGGCAACATCGACTTCAATTTCGACTGCCCGACCCACGCCGAAGCCGTCGCCGAGGTACAGAAGTTCCTCGCCGAACAGAAGCTCACCGACACGATTGAAGCCATCGGCCACCGCGTGGTGCACGGCGGCAAGTACGTCAAGAGCGAGAAAGTGACGCAGGAAGTCATCGACTACATCCGCAGCATCACGCTGTTCGCCCCGCTGCACGAACCCGCACACGCCACCGGCATGGAATGCGCCACCAAGTTCTTCCCGGGCCTCCCGCAGGTCGCCGTGTTCGACACCGCCTTCCACCAGACCATGCCGCGCAAGGCCTACCTCTACGGCATCCCCTACAAGTTCTACGAAGAAGACAAGATTCGCCGCTACGGTGCACACGGTACAAGCCATCGCTTCGTGACCGGCGAAGCCGCCAAGATCTTGGGCAAAAAACCGGAAGACTGCTGCTTCATTACCGCTCACCTCGGTAACGGTTCCAGCTGCTCCGCCATTTTGAACGGCCAGTGCGTTGACACCACCATGGGCTTCACCCCGCTGGAAGGCCTCATCATGGGTACCCGTTCCGGTAGCCTTGACCCGGCCATCCTCTTCTTCATCAGCAAAAAATACGGCTACGATATCGACCGTCTTGACAAGCTCGTGAACAAGGAATCGGGCCTGCTCGGCCTCTCCGGACTCTCTAACGACATGCGCACCCTGACGCAGGCCGCAAGCGAAGGCCATGTGGGCGCACAGATTGCCCTCGAAACGTTCGCCTACAGGCTCACCCGCGAAATCGGCGGCATCGCCATGGCTCTCCCCCGCATCGACGCGCTGGTATTCACCGGCGGTATCGGCGAGAACAGCAAGCTTGTCCGCAAGATGGCGATGGACAACCTCAAGATTCTCGGCTACCAGATCGACGAAGCCCGCAACGAAAAGAACGGCAAGGAATCCGGCCACATCATTAGCAAGGACGGCACCCCGACCGCGATGGTCGTTGCGACGAACGAGGAACTCCTCATCGCGCTGGATACTGAAGCGCTCGTTAAATAG
- a CDS encoding phosphatase PAP2 family protein yields MLKKIADFDNRVSVYWTNRHFSPKADRWLKFYVRLGDGYIWALFVLFIIWRVGFDNFLPILWQALMALAMSLVIYEVVKLNTKRPRPFAANPQIKAEVPPLDKYSFPSGHTMNNLAVASAVTFIVPQYGWVMLLLPLTWGLLRVYFGVHWLTDIVCGFLLGILSFVLGHLLWIAIF; encoded by the coding sequence ATGCTCAAGAAAATCGCAGATTTTGACAACCGCGTTTCGGTGTACTGGACCAACAGGCATTTTTCGCCGAAGGCCGACCGTTGGCTCAAGTTTTATGTGCGCCTGGGTGACGGCTATATATGGGCGCTGTTCGTGCTGTTCATTATCTGGCGTGTCGGGTTCGACAACTTTTTGCCCATCCTGTGGCAGGCCCTGATGGCGCTCGCCATGAGCCTCGTGATTTACGAGGTGGTGAAACTCAATACCAAGCGTCCGCGCCCGTTTGCCGCGAACCCGCAAATCAAGGCGGAAGTCCCGCCGCTCGACAAGTACAGCTTCCCTTCGGGCCATACGATGAACAACCTCGCCGTTGCGAGCGCCGTGACCTTCATTGTGCCGCAGTACGGCTGGGTGATGCTCCTGTTGCCGCTCACTTGGGGGCTTTTGCGCGTGTACTTTGGCGTGCACTGGTTGACGGATATCGTTTGTGGTTTCTTGCTCGGCATATTGAGCTTTGTGCTGGGGCACCTGCTGTGGATTGCGATATTCTAG
- a CDS encoding histidine phosphatase family protein — MRDFVQANDFFAGLKSTERVYLLVRHAERPHITAADADYGAHVGLTAAGRERAVALGKMFPPEGDAVYYSSPVGRCMDTAKCIAEGRALAGCCGESQVAGSPDTGCAPGTSLPEITPLAVLGHLYVKDYPSYLDVLNERFYQNICSWIDSDDHPAFYPLHERAEEVRKFMLEKGTARFNIFATHDAWVVPTLVHFCKMHFTPQRWMNYLTGIAFVVNSDGFERVVPVTGMESGWLEF, encoded by the coding sequence ATGCGGGATTTTGTACAAGCTAACGATTTCTTTGCGGGTCTCAAGTCAACGGAGCGCGTGTACCTGCTGGTAAGGCATGCCGAAAGGCCGCACATCACAGCTGCCGATGCCGATTACGGGGCGCACGTGGGCCTGACTGCTGCGGGGCGCGAGCGTGCCGTTGCACTCGGCAAGATGTTCCCGCCGGAGGGCGATGCGGTGTACTACTCCAGTCCGGTAGGCAGGTGCATGGATACCGCGAAGTGCATCGCGGAAGGTCGCGCTCTTGCGGGTTGCTGCGGCGAATCGCAGGTTGCGGGCTCGCCGGATACGGGATGCGCGCCCGGCACATCCCTGCCCGAAATCACTCCGCTGGCGGTTCTCGGGCACCTCTACGTGAAGGACTATCCCTCGTACCTTGACGTGCTCAACGAACGCTTTTACCAGAACATCTGCAGCTGGATTGATAGCGACGACCACCCTGCATTCTACCCGCTGCACGAGCGCGCCGAGGAAGTGCGCAAGTTCATGCTCGAGAAGGGGACTGCGCGTTTCAATATCTTCGCGACGCACGATGCCTGGGTGGTGCCGACGCTCGTGCACTTCTGCAAGATGCACTTTACGCCGCAGCGCTGGATGAACTACCTCACCGGAATCGCTTTTGTTGTGAACAGCGACGGGTTCGAGCGCGTAGTGCCCGTGACCGGCATGGAGAGCGGCTGGCTGGAATTCTAG
- a CDS encoding RNA polymerase sigma factor codes for MERKSPADRMAFSKLYEAYAPMVYRRAMMLLRDVTEAEDMVQNVFLRVFERWDSLDVSQPSSLLWNTATRLCLNRIRDKKRRGLDCDTSELLLSIACADDDEGEKEARGILAKLFSREPESSRTIAVLHFVDGMTLEETAREVGLSVSGVRKRLRGLQAKVKNLEVK; via the coding sequence ATGGAAAGGAAAAGTCCCGCAGACCGCATGGCATTTTCGAAACTGTACGAGGCGTACGCCCCGATGGTTTACCGCCGTGCCATGATGCTCCTGCGCGATGTAACCGAGGCCGAGGACATGGTGCAGAACGTGTTTCTGCGCGTGTTCGAACGCTGGGACAGCCTGGATGTATCGCAGCCGTCGAGCCTCTTGTGGAATACGGCGACGAGGCTCTGCCTGAACCGTATCCGCGACAAGAAACGCCGCGGGCTCGATTGCGACACGAGCGAACTCCTGCTCTCGATTGCCTGCGCCGATGACGACGAAGGCGAAAAGGAAGCGAGGGGCATTCTCGCGAAACTGTTCTCGCGCGAGCCGGAATCCAGCCGCACGATTGCCGTGTTGCATTTTGTGGATGGCATGACGCTCGAAGAGACTGCCCGCGAGGTGGGGCTCTCGGTAAGCGGGGTGCGCAAGCGCTTGCGTGGCCTGCAGGCCAAGGTAAAGAATCTGGAGGTAAAGTGA